One region of Limnospira fusiformis SAG 85.79 genomic DNA includes:
- a CDS encoding SanA/YdcF family protein, producing the protein MLNCYAQIETMLPKWLILHWRLLLVLSVIGGLLTPFVLNLYINLITQTRRYTEIADVPDKPVAIVFGAGLWADGTPTPMLADRIQGAIDLYKLGRVEKILMTGDNGTPEYNEVVAMQLYAIDQGVPANDIRLDYAGFSTYESCYRAREIFGIETAVLITQQYHLPRAVYICNRLGIDAIGFGTPDWGKFRDDSMRFYTRRELLAVVKAVVQVHILRPKPTFLGPFEGMY; encoded by the coding sequence ATGTTGAACTGCTACGCTCAGATTGAAACTATGTTGCCCAAATGGTTAATACTACACTGGCGTTTATTATTGGTGTTATCAGTTATTGGCGGACTGCTTACGCCATTTGTGCTGAACTTATATATTAACTTGATCACCCAAACTCGCCGCTACACTGAGATCGCCGATGTTCCTGACAAACCGGTGGCGATCGTGTTTGGGGCGGGACTTTGGGCGGATGGAACCCCTACACCGATGTTAGCCGATCGCATTCAGGGGGCGATCGACCTGTACAAACTGGGACGGGTTGAAAAGATTTTAATGACCGGAGACAATGGCACTCCCGAATATAATGAGGTAGTGGCCATGCAGCTATATGCGATCGACCAAGGAGTTCCCGCAAACGACATTCGCCTGGACTATGCGGGATTTAGTACCTACGAAAGCTGTTATCGCGCCAGGGAAATTTTTGGCATCGAGACGGCGGTACTAATCACCCAACAATATCACCTACCCCGTGCGGTGTATATATGCAATCGTTTAGGGATTGATGCGATCGGTTTTGGGACACCGGACTGGGGCAAATTTCGGGATGATTCCATGCGATTCTATACCCGGCGAGAACTTCTAGCCGTTGTCAAAGCTGTTGTCCAAGTCCATATTCTTCGCCCTAAACCCACCTTCCTAGGACCCTTTGAGGGAATGTATTAA
- the nadC gene encoding carboxylating nicotinate-nucleotide diphosphorylase, whose product MIKPKSAILPPWIVLDPQLKQWLTEDIGRGDRTTDGLLRGESLWGTAHWSAKAPGIMAGLAVAARVFQLLSDRLEVTPTVKDGDRCDRGQVILQLEGPLDALLMGERVALNLAMRLSGVATSTREYVDAIADLPTQLVDTRKTTPGLRLLEKYAVQVGGAKNHRMGLDDAVLIKDNHILAAGGIEKAIALIRETMPYPLTIEVETETIEQVKTAVNAGADIIMLDNMSVAMMQEAIEMIRQYNSRIKIEASGNITLQTIRQVAEIGVDYISTSATITRSPWLDISMNLGPGNLGINDPSKIRMI is encoded by the coding sequence ATGATTAAACCCAAATCAGCAATCTTACCGCCCTGGATCGTCCTAGACCCTCAGCTAAAACAGTGGTTAACTGAAGATATTGGTAGGGGCGATCGCACTACTGATGGTTTGTTGAGGGGGGAAAGTTTATGGGGAACAGCGCATTGGTCCGCGAAAGCGCCAGGAATTATGGCGGGGTTAGCAGTGGCGGCGCGGGTTTTTCAACTGTTAAGCGATCGCCTTGAGGTGACACCAACGGTGAAAGATGGCGATCGGTGCGATCGTGGACAAGTAATCCTACAATTAGAAGGACCCCTAGATGCTTTGTTGATGGGGGAAAGGGTAGCCCTAAATTTGGCGATGCGACTGAGTGGGGTAGCCACTTCCACCCGTGAATATGTGGATGCGATCGCTGATTTACCGACTCAACTGGTGGATACCCGCAAAACTACCCCAGGACTGCGACTGTTAGAAAAATATGCCGTCCAAGTCGGGGGGGCGAAAAATCATCGCATGGGACTTGATGATGCGGTTTTGATTAAAGATAATCATATTTTGGCGGCTGGGGGTATTGAAAAAGCGATCGCCCTAATTCGCGAAACTATGCCTTATCCTCTGACCATTGAGGTGGAAACCGAAACTATTGAACAGGTGAAAACGGCGGTAAATGCGGGGGCGGATATTATCATGTTAGATAATATGTCCGTAGCTATGATGCAAGAGGCGATCGAGATGATTCGCCAGTATAATAGCCGCATTAAAATTGAGGCATCAGGAAATATTACCCTACAAACTATTCGCCAAGTTGCCGAAATTGGTGTTGATTATATCTCCACTAGCGCTACTATTACCCGTTCCCCCTGGTTAGATATCAGCATGAATTTGGGACCCGGAAACTTGGGGATTAATGACCCTTCCAAAATTAGAATGATTTAA
- a CDS encoding class I SAM-dependent methyltransferase, producing MLETPICPVCGSEHRQVFWEMLDIPVFCNILWSDRDGAINCNRGDLKLAFCEDCGFIDNIAFDPQRLEYTQVYENALDFSPRFQQYAQNLAERLINTYNLQEKTIIEIGCGKGEFLTLLCELGNNRGIGFDPTYVPLPDHEKLGDRLQFIRDLYSEKYADYQGNFICCRHTLEHIPTPTNLLKSLAQIVGNKPETGIFFEVPNALDIFDNLAVWDIIYEHCCYFAPVSLAYAFSSCGFEVKQITEEFRGQFLCLEAQPSLNSDRTIKPETEQVNQLANSIAEFSQKFEDKLSEWEQKLGDLVNQGQRVVIWGSGSKGVTFLNFMKAAKTAIEYVVDINPRKQGMYVAGTGQKIVPPAFLVDYKPDVVIIMNPIYEQEITQMLQALGLTSCQVRCDV from the coding sequence GGATATTCCGGTTTTTTGTAATATCCTATGGTCGGATCGTGATGGGGCTATTAATTGTAATCGTGGGGACTTGAAACTGGCTTTCTGTGAAGATTGCGGTTTTATTGATAATATAGCTTTTGACCCACAACGTTTAGAATATACGCAAGTCTATGAAAATGCTCTGGATTTTTCCCCTCGGTTTCAGCAGTATGCTCAGAATTTAGCTGAAAGGTTAATCAATACCTACAATTTACAGGAAAAGACTATTATTGAGATCGGATGTGGTAAAGGGGAATTTCTGACGCTGTTGTGTGAATTGGGGAACAATCGCGGCATCGGTTTTGACCCGACTTATGTGCCTTTACCTGACCATGAAAAATTGGGCGATCGCCTCCAGTTTATTCGGGATTTATATTCGGAAAAATATGCTGATTACCAAGGAAATTTTATCTGCTGTCGCCACACATTAGAACACATACCCACCCCCACAAACCTGCTAAAATCCCTAGCACAAATAGTGGGAAATAAACCAGAAACCGGGATTTTCTTTGAGGTTCCTAATGCCTTAGATATTTTTGATAATCTGGCAGTTTGGGATATTATTTATGAACATTGCTGTTATTTTGCGCCCGTCAGTTTAGCCTATGCTTTCTCATCCTGTGGTTTTGAGGTTAAACAAATAACCGAAGAATTCCGAGGGCAATTTTTATGTCTGGAAGCGCAGCCTAGTCTTAATAGCGATCGCACGATTAAACCGGAAACCGAACAGGTTAATCAGTTAGCTAACAGCATTGCTGAATTTTCACAAAAGTTTGAGGATAAGTTATCAGAGTGGGAACAAAAACTAGGTGATCTGGTTAACCAAGGCCAGCGGGTGGTCATTTGGGGCAGTGGTTCCAAAGGTGTGACATTCTTAAACTTTATGAAAGCAGCCAAGACAGCAATTGAATATGTTGTTGATATTAACCCTCGCAAACAGGGAATGTATGTAGCGGGAACTGGTCAAAAAATTGTCCCCCCTGCATTTTTAGTAGACTATAAACCAGATGTGGTGATTATCATGAACCCTATTTATGAACAGGAAATCACCCAGATGCTACAGGCTCTGGGTTTAACATCCTGTCAAGTGCGCTGTGATGTTTGA